The Azotosporobacter soli genome contains a region encoding:
- a CDS encoding 2-oxoacid:acceptor oxidoreductase subunit alpha: protein MSEARLMQGNEACAEGALAAGVRFFGGYPITPSTEIAEHMAGALPALGGTFIQMEDEIAGIAVVLGAALAGKKVLTATSGPGFSLKQELIGYGCIAEIPAVIVNVQRTGPSTGQPTSPSQGDIMQARWGTHGDHPMIALSPWTVRESFDVAVKAVNYAERFRTPVIILLDEVVGHMRERVVLPRPEEIDVYPRRKPVVTEGEPYKPFKPMDDLVPSPADFGTGHRYHVTGLFHDETGFPSGNAKLTKDVTHRLHEKIMRAQDEITHYDEFFMEDAEIVVVAYGGTARTAYAGVEAARKKGVKVGMVRLMTIWPFADKIIKKIAAQAKAILVPEMNYGQLVLEVERVAAGQAKVVSLPKYDTEIFTPQEIVAAIEDLNAEVAK from the coding sequence ATGAGCGAAGCAAGATTGATGCAGGGCAACGAAGCCTGCGCTGAAGGCGCTTTAGCCGCAGGCGTGCGCTTTTTTGGCGGTTATCCGATCACGCCGTCGACCGAGATTGCCGAACACATGGCCGGAGCGCTGCCGGCGCTTGGCGGCACGTTCATCCAAATGGAAGATGAAATTGCCGGTATTGCTGTCGTGCTTGGCGCGGCGCTGGCCGGTAAAAAAGTTCTGACGGCGACGTCCGGCCCTGGCTTTTCTTTGAAACAGGAATTGATTGGTTATGGCTGCATTGCCGAAATTCCGGCTGTTATCGTCAATGTGCAGCGGACCGGTCCTTCGACCGGCCAGCCGACATCTCCTTCGCAGGGAGATATCATGCAGGCGCGCTGGGGTACGCATGGCGATCATCCGATGATCGCGCTGTCGCCTTGGACCGTGCGCGAATCGTTTGATGTTGCGGTAAAGGCTGTTAATTATGCAGAACGGTTTCGTACGCCAGTCATCATCTTACTCGATGAAGTCGTCGGGCATATGCGCGAGCGCGTCGTACTGCCGCGTCCCGAAGAAATCGACGTTTATCCGCGCCGCAAGCCGGTCGTAACCGAAGGCGAACCATACAAACCGTTCAAACCGATGGACGACTTGGTGCCGAGTCCGGCCGATTTCGGAACCGGACATCGTTATCATGTCACCGGTCTCTTTCATGACGAAACCGGTTTTCCGAGCGGCAATGCTAAACTGACCAAAGATGTCACGCACCGTTTGCATGAAAAAATTATGCGCGCGCAGGATGAAATCACGCATTATGATGAGTTCTTCATGGAGGACGCGGAAATCGTTGTCGTCGCTTACGGCGGCACGGCGCGGACCGCGTATGCGGGCGTGGAAGCGGCGCGCAAGAAAGGCGTCAAGGTCGGCATGGTACGCTTGATGACGATCTGGCCGTTCGCCGACAAGATCATCAAGAAGATTGCGGCGCAGGCAAAAGCGATTCTGGTGCCGGAAATGAATTACGGCCAATTGGTGCTGGAAGTGGAGCGGGTCGCTGCCGGACAGGCCAAGGTGGTATCGCTGCCTAAATATGATACGGAGATCTTTACGCCGCAGGAAATCGTCGCGGCGATAGAAGACCTGAACGCGGAGGTGGCAAAGTGA
- a CDS encoding DUF441 domain-containing protein yields the protein MNFENLPLLIILVLGVLGNNHTVSIAALILLLIKLLGFGQWFPFIEAHGINIGVIILTLAVLVPLAQGRIDAGDIASALKSPVGLVAVAVGIFVAWVAAQGVPFMKGSPETVTALVTGTIIGVCFFNGLAVGPLIAGGMVSLLVSLSGLWKQ from the coding sequence ATGAATTTTGAAAACCTTCCCCTGCTGATCATTCTCGTCTTAGGCGTATTGGGCAATAACCATACCGTATCGATAGCTGCCCTGATTCTGCTGCTCATCAAGCTGCTCGGGTTCGGCCAATGGTTCCCTTTTATCGAAGCGCACGGCATCAATATCGGCGTGATCATTCTGACCCTGGCCGTTCTTGTACCGCTTGCGCAAGGGCGCATCGACGCAGGCGACATCGCAAGTGCACTAAAATCTCCTGTCGGTCTTGTCGCGGTAGCGGTTGGAATTTTTGTCGCCTGGGTCGCCGCCCAAGGCGTACCGTTCATGAAAGGCTCACCGGAAACAGTGACCGCGCTGGTAACCGGCACGATCATCGGCGTCTGTTTTTTCAACGGCCTGGCCGTGGGACCTCTCATCGCCGGTGGTATGGTTTCTTTACTCGTCAGCTTATCCGGTTTATGGAAGCAATGA
- a CDS encoding 2-oxoacid:ferredoxin oxidoreductase subunit beta gives MNRLPHIWCPGCGNGIVMKAIAQAIDKQGLDQNKTVIVSGIGCSSRASGYMDFDTLHTAHGRAIPFATGIKLANPELNVIVITGDGDCTAIGGNHFIHGARRNVDLTVVLFNNNIYGMTGGQASPLTPLGKKATTAPYGSVDRAFDACELAKAAGATYVARSTAYHVNQMVDLIAEGIANKGFSFVETMTPCPISYGRRNKLGDAAAMLKGMSQQAVPLIAYEKMSEEQREGKIPTGVLHKSQFPEYCSEYAQVICMAGEGEV, from the coding sequence ATGAATCGTCTGCCCCATATCTGGTGTCCCGGCTGCGGCAACGGCATCGTGATGAAAGCGATTGCGCAGGCCATCGACAAACAGGGCCTTGATCAAAACAAAACGGTGATCGTATCCGGCATCGGCTGCTCATCGCGCGCTTCCGGTTATATGGACTTTGACACGCTGCATACCGCGCACGGTCGGGCGATCCCGTTTGCAACCGGCATCAAGCTGGCAAATCCGGAACTGAACGTCATCGTCATCACCGGCGACGGCGACTGCACGGCTATCGGCGGCAACCATTTCATCCATGGCGCACGGCGCAACGTCGATCTGACCGTCGTCTTGTTTAACAACAACATTTACGGCATGACCGGCGGTCAGGCATCGCCGCTCACGCCGCTCGGCAAGAAGGCGACAACTGCGCCTTATGGCAGCGTCGACCGTGCTTTTGACGCCTGTGAATTGGCGAAGGCGGCCGGTGCGACCTATGTTGCACGCAGTACGGCCTATCATGTGAACCAGATGGTTGACCTGATTGCAGAGGGCATCGCCAATAAGGGGTTTTCGTTTGTTGAAACAATGACGCCGTGCCCGATCTCATACGGCCGTCGCAACAAGCTCGGCGATGCGGCCGCGATGCTGAAAGGCATGAGCCAGCAAGCCGTGCCGCTGATCGCTTACGAAAAAATGAGCGAAGAACAGCGCGAAGGAAAAATTCCGACCGGTGTACTGCATAAGAGCCAGTTCCCCGAATATTGCAGCGAATATGCGCAGGTCATCTGCATGGCAGGGGAGGGAGAAGTATGA
- a CDS encoding MetQ/NlpA family ABC transporter substrate-binding protein: protein MNRKRFFLPTLLAVISLLTAFAAGCSNGAAPGSDKPLKLGVTAGPHAEVAEIVKKTAEKDGLKIEIVEFSDYVQPNAALSQGDIKANSFQHQPYLDNVVKDRKFEIVSVAKTILFPMGIYSQKLKTMQDLPNGAVIAIPNDPTNGGRALLLLEKAGLLRLKEGIGHTATPTDIVSNPKNLRFKELDAAQIPRSLGDLDLAAINTNYAMTAGLLPTKDALLLEDGNSPYANVIAVQTKDKNDPAIAKLIKAYQSPEVKAFVAEHFKGAAIAAW, encoded by the coding sequence ATGAATCGAAAACGCTTTTTCTTACCGACACTCTTAGCCGTCATCAGCCTCTTGACCGCCTTCGCCGCCGGTTGTTCAAACGGCGCAGCGCCAGGCAGCGATAAGCCTTTGAAATTAGGCGTCACCGCCGGGCCTCACGCCGAAGTCGCCGAAATCGTGAAAAAAACAGCGGAAAAAGACGGCCTCAAAATCGAAATCGTCGAATTCAGCGATTACGTCCAGCCCAACGCGGCTTTAAGTCAGGGCGATATCAAAGCCAATAGTTTTCAGCATCAGCCCTACCTCGACAATGTCGTCAAAGACCGTAAGTTTGAAATCGTTTCGGTAGCCAAGACCATTCTTTTCCCGATGGGCATTTACTCGCAGAAACTGAAAACGATGCAAGATTTGCCGAACGGTGCCGTGATCGCCATTCCCAATGACCCGACCAACGGCGGGCGCGCCTTGCTGCTCTTGGAAAAAGCCGGTTTGTTGAGACTGAAAGAAGGCATCGGCCATACCGCGACGCCGACTGACATTGTAAGCAATCCGAAGAACCTGCGCTTCAAAGAACTCGACGCAGCACAGATTCCGCGTTCGCTGGGCGATCTCGATCTTGCCGCCATCAATACCAATTATGCAATGACAGCCGGTCTGTTGCCGACCAAAGACGCGCTGCTCTTAGAGGACGGCAATTCACCTTACGCCAATGTCATCGCAGTGCAAACGAAAGATAAGAACGATCCGGCAATCGCCAAGCTGATCAAAGCCTATCAGTCACCGGAAGTGAAAGCTTTCGTCGCTGAACATTTCAAAGGCGCGGCCATTGCCGCCTGGTAA
- a CDS encoding 4Fe-4S dicluster domain-containing protein: protein MQHEITIISERCKGCNICVGLCPKQVLGLDTLSKVQVLKGEDCIGCGQCELRCPDYAIYVEKKVSK, encoded by the coding sequence ATGCAACACGAAATCACAATTATCAGCGAGCGATGCAAAGGCTGCAACATTTGCGTCGGGCTCTGCCCGAAACAAGTGCTGGGTCTCGATACCTTGAGTAAGGTTCAAGTCCTCAAAGGTGAAGACTGTATCGGCTGCGGCCAGTGCGAATTGCGCTGTCCGGATTATGCCATTTATGTGGAAAAGAAGGTGAGCAAATGA
- a CDS encoding pyridoxal phosphate-dependent aminotransferase, which yields MSNTLLPYASEKASQFSESVIREMSRIAAAHQAINLAQGFPDFPAPNEIKEAAVTAINSDYNQYAITWGSQSLREAIAWKSRRDYGIELDPQRQITVCCGSTEGMIATLLATVNPGDEVIIFQPFYENYGPDAILCGATPRYVALQPPSFSFSPDELSAAFNERTRAIIINTPNNPTGKVFNRDELQLIADLCIKHDVLAITDEIYEHILFDGALHVPLYTLPQMAERTIVINSISKTYSVTGWRIGFILASSEITQSIRKVHDFLTVGAAAPLQEAAAAALRWEPAYYQELAEFYRARRDYLLRELTQLGFSCCTPSGAYYIMADITPLGWDNDIAFSRYLAEEVGVAVVPGSSFYQSDHPKRHHFVRFCFCKKISTLEAAVERLQKLKEVPRK from the coding sequence ATGTCAAACACCTTACTGCCTTACGCTTCCGAAAAAGCCAGCCAGTTCAGCGAATCGGTCATCCGTGAAATGTCGCGCATCGCCGCCGCGCATCAGGCGATCAATCTCGCACAGGGTTTCCCCGACTTTCCTGCGCCGAACGAAATCAAAGAGGCCGCGGTCACGGCAATTAACAGCGATTACAATCAATATGCGATCACCTGGGGCAGTCAGTCGCTGCGTGAAGCGATCGCCTGGAAGAGCCGGCGCGATTACGGCATCGAACTCGATCCGCAGCGCCAAATCACCGTTTGCTGCGGCTCAACGGAAGGCATGATCGCCACGCTACTCGCTACCGTCAATCCAGGCGATGAAGTGATCATTTTCCAGCCTTTCTACGAAAATTATGGACCCGACGCCATCTTGTGCGGTGCGACGCCGCGCTATGTCGCGCTGCAGCCGCCGTCCTTCTCTTTCTCGCCGGACGAACTGAGCGCCGCTTTTAATGAACGCACCCGAGCCATTATCATCAACACGCCGAATAACCCGACCGGCAAAGTTTTTAACCGTGACGAACTGCAGCTGATCGCCGATCTTTGCATCAAACACGACGTCCTAGCGATCACCGATGAGATTTATGAGCACATCTTATTCGACGGCGCGCTTCATGTCCCGCTTTATACGTTGCCTCAGATGGCGGAGCGCACCATCGTGATCAATAGCATTTCAAAGACTTACAGCGTTACCGGCTGGCGGATCGGTTTCATTCTCGCTTCGTCGGAAATCACGCAGTCGATCCGCAAGGTCCATGACTTTCTCACGGTCGGCGCGGCCGCGCCGCTCCAGGAAGCCGCAGCGGCCGCATTGCGCTGGGAACCAGCCTATTATCAGGAGCTGGCCGAATTTTACCGCGCACGGCGCGATTATCTGCTGCGTGAACTGACACAGCTCGGCTTTTCCTGCTGCACGCCAAGCGGCGCATATTACATCATGGCCGACATCACGCCGCTCGGCTGGGACAACGATATCGCCTTCTCCCGCTACCTGGCCGAAGAGGTCGGCGTTGCGGTCGTTCCCGGTTCGAGCTTTTATCAATCGGATCATCCCAAGCGTCATCACTTCGTCCGCTTTTGCTTCTGCAAAAAGATTTCCACACTGGAAGCCGCGGTCGAACGACTGCAAAAATTGAAGGAGGTTCCACGAAAATGA
- a CDS encoding metallophosphoesterase family protein yields MLQRKRIIQCAMLFGVAAVTALALLLSGPSGAKAAPDHVTLTWASDPKTTQTVTWRTDVTAKSGLVQYAQVTNGFTLPVNPRTAQAQAEELASNAGNMSIHSVTLTGLIPGSRYLYRVGDGEEWSEINSFTTAPARPEKFKFLMFGDSQSYTYELWQKTLHQAYQANQDAAFLVNVGDLVDVGQDYGQWNGWLNAGKGVIDAIPLVPVVGNHETYTPEAKFSLPTLFTSQLKVPSNGPEGLKGQVYSFDYGNVHFSVLDSQLGEERSFVANMLELQKSWLEQDLAASAKQWKVVLIHRPPYHNRPKPGDEELRDGLTPLFDKYHVDIVFAGHDHDYVRSYPLYGGQIMQESAQGTIYVTCGRSGTKTYKATLAKDWDEFFFNPIDEPNYMTVEVNGGELSVKSFMQSGALIDAWTVRKGK; encoded by the coding sequence ATGCTGCAAAGAAAACGAATAATCCAATGCGCCATGCTGTTCGGCGTCGCGGCGGTCACAGCATTGGCCTTGCTGCTGTCGGGACCGAGCGGCGCGAAGGCGGCGCCGGATCATGTCACGCTGACCTGGGCCTCCGATCCGAAAACGACGCAGACCGTGACCTGGCGAACGGACGTCACAGCGAAATCTGGGCTTGTACAATATGCGCAGGTCACGAACGGTTTCACTTTGCCCGTGAATCCCCGTACGGCACAGGCGCAGGCGGAAGAACTGGCGAGCAATGCGGGGAACATGAGCATCCATTCGGTCACGCTGACCGGTCTCATACCCGGCAGCCGTTATCTGTACCGGGTCGGTGACGGTGAAGAGTGGAGCGAGATCAACAGTTTCACGACCGCGCCGGCGCGGCCAGAAAAATTTAAGTTTTTGATGTTTGGCGATTCGCAATCCTATACGTATGAACTGTGGCAAAAGACGCTGCATCAGGCATATCAGGCCAACCAGGATGCCGCGTTTCTCGTCAACGTCGGTGATCTGGTCGATGTCGGACAGGACTACGGCCAGTGGAATGGCTGGCTTAACGCCGGAAAAGGAGTTATTGACGCAATTCCGCTTGTCCCGGTAGTCGGCAACCATGAAACGTATACGCCGGAAGCCAAATTCTCGCTGCCGACGCTTTTTACCTCACAGCTCAAGGTTCCTAGCAACGGACCGGAAGGGCTGAAGGGGCAAGTGTATTCGTTTGACTATGGCAATGTTCATTTCAGTGTGCTCGACAGTCAGCTCGGCGAAGAACGAAGTTTCGTCGCCAATATGCTGGAGCTGCAAAAAAGTTGGCTGGAACAGGACTTGGCGGCCAGCGCCAAACAGTGGAAGGTGGTGCTGATCCATCGCCCGCCCTACCATAACCGCCCGAAGCCCGGCGATGAAGAGTTGCGCGACGGATTGACGCCGCTGTTCGACAAGTATCATGTCGACATCGTCTTTGCCGGACATGATCATGATTATGTCCGCAGTTATCCGCTCTACGGCGGACAAATTATGCAAGAGTCTGCGCAAGGCACGATCTACGTGACCTGCGGCCGGAGCGGAACCAAGACATATAAGGCGACGCTGGCCAAGGACTGGGATGAATTCTTCTTCAACCCGATTGACGAGCCGAATTATATGACGGTCGAAGTCAACGGCGGCGAACTGAGCGTGAAATCGTTTATGCAAAGCGGTGCTTTGATCGACGCTTGGACAGTGCGCAAAGGAAAATAA